From Cryobacterium sp. GrIS_2_6:
TCTCGTAGTCTGGCAGCACCGGTGGTCGGGCTGGCGCCCGAAAGCGGTCGAACGCTGGTCAGCGTCAGTGGCCCATGCTATTTTTTGCGACATGGAGCAGAGAGAGCTATTTCTTCAGTCGGATGCCGCGTTGCGCTCCGTCATCGACCGGATCACGCCGGAGCAGCTGACCCTGCCGGCTCCCGCGGAGTGGACCAGCAGAGAGAATCCCACCATCAGGGACATCCTCGCCGCGCACGCACGCGACGAGGCCTGGGTCGGGGACGTGCTCGCGGGCCGCACCATCGAGGAGGTCGGTGACCGTTTCAACGGCGATCTGCTCGGCGCGGACCCGATCGCGAGCTACGACCGGCTCAACGACGCGGCCACAGCCGCCGTGCTCCAGGACCTCGATCCCGCAGCGATCGTGCACCTCCAATATGGCGACTACCCGCTCGCCGAGTACCTGCAGCACACGAGCATCTACCGGGCCTTCCAGGCGTGGTCGATCGCGAACTTCCTCGGCCAGGAGTACGCGCTGCCGGCTCCACTGGTCGACTTGCTCTGGGAGCAGATCCTGCCCCAGGTGGACGACTGGCGCCAGTATGGCGTCTTCCCTGCCGAGGTCGAGGTTCCCGCCGACGCCGACAAGGAGACCCGGCTGCTCGGCAAGACCGGCTTCTGGAAGCCCAGCCGCAGCGCGGACTGACCGGCGCCAACGGACGGGGTCCCTCGGCGCCCGGCTGCTACTTGCCCGAGGAGAGCCCGTTGTAGTGGTGCTCGAAGACCAGGCTCGTGCGCGTCGATGCGACCGCGGGGTTCGCCGACAGGTTCTCGAGCACGAAGTCGCGCACATCGTCGGAGTCGCGGGCCACGAGATGGATGATGAAGTCCTCGGTGCCGCCGAGGAAGAAGACCTGCACGACCCGCGGCATCGCCCGGATCTCGTCCCGGAACGCCGGGATCTGCGTGCGCGCCCCCGAGCGGATGCTGACACTGATCAGGGCCTGCAGGCCGAGCCCGAGCGCCTTCGGGTCGACGAGCGTCGTGAACCGGGTGATGATGCCGCGCGTGACGAGGGAGCGCACCCTGGCGATGCACGTCGATTCCGCGATCCCCGCGGCGGTCGCGAGGCGGCTGTTGCTCATCCGCGAGTCGGCCTGGAGGAGGGCCACGAGCGTATTGTCCACGGTATCGAGTTCATCGCCGCCCCGA
This genomic window contains:
- a CDS encoding Lrp/AsnC family transcriptional regulator — protein: MDNTLVALLQADSRMSNSRLATAAGIAESTCIARVRSLVTRGIITRFTTLVDPKALGLGLQALISVSIRSGARTQIPAFRDEIRAMPRVVQVFFLGGTEDFIIHLVARDSDDVRDFVLENLSANPAVASTRTSLVFEHHYNGLSSGK